A genomic segment from Juglans regia cultivar Chandler chromosome 14, Walnut 2.0, whole genome shotgun sequence encodes:
- the LOC109001504 gene encoding AP2-associated protein kinase 1, translating to MWRFKPFMQKEATGLEGRSIDVGNLKIHVRNSIAEGGFSCVYLARDAVNVSKQYALKHIICNDEESLDLVMKEISVMKSLKGHPNVVALFAHTILDVGRTKEALIVMEFCEKSLVNVLESRGAGFFDEKQVLSIFRDVCNAVFAMHCQSPPIAHRDLKAENLLLGPDGLWKLCDFGSTSTNHKRFEKPEEMGIEEDNIRKHTTPAYRAPEMWDLFRRELINEKVDIWALGCLLFRICYFKNAFDGESKLQILNGNYRVPELPKYSSAVTDLISDMLQASPDDRPDITQVWFRVNEQLPANLHKSLPDRPPEMQFTDIHEGISKPANKAHPVPRRSPPPPPSSAEPTRNTSHPLSRTGGGQGQLGAFWSTQHAKDSVAAEDTTRPKFDEEPTSYSTSKHDQYPENHPLPRNTTPAKEVNMQTHAVRRNTLKPGDGPSKDFEITFSERDTDQGLERLKPSKTESTSAFQDEAFNTFVAEFDTNKFSSGVSNSKSGKEEALEAEVEKLKEELKKANLDKAEITSKFEKLSAICRSQRQEIQELKQALTARTPPHKDASKNQTLSGIRSATHLHGAKIEGAGWEVQREKSDGNTASLEPKPWDAFAEEPKLQQPLSTDSPSKSVRTRNISQNKQAALVNTGFDTWGFGTENFSVASTASPQISRPNGEGYNSQRFGEAKMTESKPASQPAGWAGF from the exons ATGTGGAGGTTCAAACCATTTATGCAAAAAGAAGCAACTGGTCTTGAAGGCCGCTCTATTGATGTCGGAAATCTTAAGATTCATGTCCGGAATTCCATTGCCGAGGGAGGATTCTCATGTGTCTATTTAGCTCGGGATGCTGTGAATGTTTCAAAGCAGTATGCTTTAAAGCACATAATATGTAATGACGAGGAATCACTGGATCTGGTGATGAAGGAGATCTCAGTGATGAAATCCCTCAAAGGACATCCAAATGTTGTTGCACTCTTTGCACACACCATCTTGGATGTGGGACGAACAAAGGAAGCACTCATTGTGATGGAATTTTGTGAGAAGTCCTTAGTTAATGTGCTAGAGAGCAGAGGAGCTGGGTTTTTTGATGAGAAACAGGTCCTCTCAATCTTTAGGGATGTGTGCAATGCTGTTTTTGCAATGCACTGTCAGTCACCGCCTATTGCGCATAG GGACTTGAAAGCCGAGAATCTTCTGTTGGGGCCTGATGGATTATGGAAGTTGTGTGATTTTGGAAGTACCTCTACTAATCACAAGCGCTTTGAGAAGCCTGAAGAAATGGGTATTGAAGAAGATAATATCAGGAAGCACACAACACCTGCCTACAGGGCCCCTGAG ATGTGGGATCTCTTCCGGAGAGAACTTATAAATGAGAAGGTAGACATATGG GCTCTTGGTTGCCTCCTCTTCCGGATATGCTACTTCAAAAATGCGTTTGATGGAGAGTCAAAGCTACAAATCTTGAATGGGAATTATCGCGTTCCAGAACTACCTAAATATAGCTCCGCTGTAACAGACCTAATCAGCGACATGCTTCAAGCTTCCCCAGATGACAGACCAGACATCACGCAG GTGTGGTTTCGTGTCAACGAGCAGTTACCTGCTAATTTACACAAGTCTTTGCCAGATAGACCACCTGAAATGCAGTTTACTGACATACATGAAG GTATTTCAAAGCCTGCAAATAAGGCTCATCCAGTGCCGCGTAGAAGTCCACCACCGCCACCTTCATCTGCAGAACCAACTAGAAACACATCACACCCTTTATCTAGGACTGGGGGAGGTCAGGGGCAGCTTGGTGCTTTCTGGTCCACTCAGCATGCAAAGGACTCGGTTGCTGCTGAGGACACAACAAGACCCAAATTTGATGAAGAGCCAACTAGCTATAGCACATCAAAACATGATCAATACCCAGAGAATCATCCTTTGCCTAGGAACACTACCCCTGCTAAAGAGGTAAATATGCAAACCCATGCAGTCCGAAGAAATACGCTCAAGCCTGGGGATGGCCCTTCCAAGGACTTCGAGATAACGTTTTCCGAGAGGGATACAGACCAGGGCTTGGAGAGGCTAAAACCATCTAAAACTGAGAGCACATCTGCTTTTCAAGATGAGGCTTTTAACACTTTTGTTGCTGAATTTGATACGAATAAGTTCAGCTCTGGAGTTAGTAATAGCAAATCAGGAAAAGAGGAAGCATTAGAGGCCGAGGTAGAGAAGTTGAAGGAGGAGCTGAAGAAAGCTAACTTGGATAAGGCTGAAATAACTTCCAAATTTGAAAAGCTGTCTGCCATTTGTCGATCTCAAAGGCAGGAGATACAGGAGCTGAAGCAAGCACTCACGGCTAGAACTCCACCACATAAAGATGCttcaaaaaatcaaactttgtCTGGAATACGATCTGCAACCCATTTG CATGGGGCGAAGATTGAAGGAGCAGGTTGGGAAGTACAGCGAGAGAAATCGGATGGGAATACTGCAAGCCTGGAGCCAAAGCCATGGGATGCATTTGCTGAGGAACCTAAGCTGCAGCAGCCGCTTTCAACGGACAGCCCTTCAAAATCTGTTAGGACGAGAAATATTAGCCAGAACAAGCAGGCTGCTCTAGTAAATACTGGTTTTGATACTTGGGGTTTTGGAACAGAGAATTTTTCTGTTGCTTCGACTGCCAGCCCTCAGATATCCAGACCCAACGGTGAAGGATATAATTCTCAGCGCTTTGGTGAGGCAAAGATGACAGAGAGCAAGCCAGCTTCTCAACCTGCTGGATGGGCTGGTTTTTAA
- the LOC109001500 gene encoding protein EMSY-LIKE 3-like: MDYEPYDSSGTDDDLPPTHQNRIPRGGRVAGNGRSAVGSVPYPRIYGETDMETQIHQLEQEAYSSVLRAFKAQADAITWEKESLITELRKELRLSNEEHRELLGRVNADDVIRRIREWRQAGGHQSGMLSTGQAVHDPVPSPTVSASRKKQKITHSVPSQSYGGPSPPFHQPAIATSHQPSSSTAKRGSLPGPKAKKQKAGTVLPVASSMKQYPLSGPSGRGQVANRVSSAAVASQPPEGATLDPLIGRRVRTRWPDDNNFYEAVITDYNPVEGRHALVYDIGSANETWEWVNLSEISPEDIQWVGEDPGISHRSGYGGFGHGINRSVGHDSIPSVGRGRGVTKGHSRKDFLPSQNGIGKKAPEDIKILQTDTLIKEVERVFGAIHPDPLEIEKAKKMLKEQEQALIDAISRLNEISDGESDEGGHQFSLRQSMDRE, from the exons ATGGATTACGAGCCGTACGATAGCAGTG gaaCAGATGATGATCTTCCTCCAACACATCAAAACAGAATTCCTCGAGGAGGCCGTGTTGCTGGGAATGGAAGATCTGCCGTGGGCTCCGTCCCATATCCCAGGATATATGGTGAAACTGATATGGAAACCCAAATCCACCAACTTGAGCAAGAAGCATACAGTTCAGTTTTAAGAGCCTTCAAAGCTCAAGCCGATGCCATTACTTGG GAGAAGGAAAGTTTGATAACAGAACTCAGAAAAGAGTTGAGACTATCAAATGAGGAGCACAGAGAGCTTTTAGGACGGGTTAATGCAGATGACGTCATACGGAGGATAAG GGAGTGGAGACAGGCAGGTGGCCATCAATCTGGCATGCTGAGTACAGGTCAAGCTGTTCATGATCCTGTACCCAGTCCCACTGTCTCTGCATCTCGCAAGAAACAGAAGATAACCCATTCGGTACCTTCACAATCCTATGGTGGGCCATCTCCACCATTTCACCAACCAGCTATTGCTACATCTCACCAGCCATCCTCGTCGACAGCAAAGCGAGGATCACTGCCAGGACCCAAGGCAAAGAAGCAGAAAGCT GGTACAGTCTTACCCGTTGCGTCTTCAATGAAGCAGTACCCTCTGTCCGGTCCAAGTGGGAGGGGTCAAGTTGCGAATAGAGTTTCTTCTGCTGCTGTTGCGAGTCAGCCTCCTGAAGGAGCAACATTGGATCCATTGATTGGGAGGAGAGTGAGGACCAGGTGGCCAGATGAcaataacttttatgaagcTGTCATAACTGACTACAATCCTGTTGAG GGGCGACATGCTTTGGTCTACGATATTGGCTCAGCGAATGAGACATGGGAGTGGGTCAATCTTTCAGAG ATCTCTCCTGAAGATATTCAATGGGTAGGGGAGGATCCTGGAATCTCCCATCGATCTGGTTATGGTGGATTCGGTCATGGGATTAATAGATCTGTAGGCCACGACAGTATTCCAAGTGTAGGACGAGGTAGGGGGGTTACAAAGGGCCATTCCAGAAAAGATTTTCTGCCATCACAAAATGGCATTGGAAAGAAGGCCCCAGAGGATATAAAAATTCTTCAGACAGATACTCTGATCAAGGAG GTAGAGAGAGTTTTTGGTGCAATTCATCCAGATCCTCTTGAAATTGAAAAGGCCAAGAAAATGTTGAAG GAACAAGAACAAGCACTTATTGATGCAATTTCAAGGCTTAATGAGATTTCTGATGGCGAAAGTG ATGAGGGTGGCCACCAATTCTCGCTTCGGCAGTCAATGGATCGAGAATGA